GCCGGCCGCCGCGGGTGTACCGATCCGCACCAAGGACAGCACCGACGACAGCACCGACGACAGCACCGACAGCAGGGAGGACCAACCGTGACCACGACCATGAACCCGCCCGCGGCCGCCGCGGAGAACGCGGCCGCCAAGGGCGGCAAGGGCCGCATGATCGGCATCGCCGTCCTCGTCCTGGCCCTGCTCGGCGGCGGCGCCTGGTTCTTCGTCCTCAAGCCGAGCGGCGAGACCGCGCCCAAGCCGGGCGAGGTCGTCTCGCTCGAGGCGATCCAGGTGAACCTCGCCGGCGGCCACTACCTGCGCCTCGGCATGGCGCTCCAGCTGACCGAGGGCACCAAGGAGGCCGACGGCAGCAAGGCGCTCGACGCCGCCATCACCGTGTTCAGCGGCCTCCCGGTCGGCGAGGTCAACAAGCCCGACGTCCGCGAGGCCCTGCGCAAGCAGCTGCTCGACCGGCTCAAGGAGCGCTACGACCACGAGGTGATGGAGGTGTACTTCACCGAGTACGTCACCCAATGATCCCTCTATCCGTTCGATCGAACGGATAGAGGGACTCGGAGCCGGTCGGAGTCCCCCGGACCGTTCGATCGAACGGTTCGAGGGGGCAGACGGCCCCGCACACGGCCCGGCCCGGGACCCTCCCCGGGACCCTCCGTAGTCCGAACGGACCACGGGACCCTGACCGCCCGGCGTCCCGATGACCCCTCAGGTCGGCTCCGGCCGCGACGATGGGCTCGTCGTGACCCTCCAGCGGCCGCGCCGCCGACCCCGCACGGCCGAACCCACGCCGTACGACTTCCGGCGACCCATCCAGCTCTCGCGCGAGCACCAGCGCACACTCCAGCTCGGGTTCGACAGCTTCGCGCGCCAGGCGACGACGGTGTTCACCAGCTCGCTGCGCACGGTGTGCACGGTGACCCTGGCGGGCATCGAGCAGCGCACCTACGCGGAGTACGTCGACAGCCTGGGCCCCTCGACGTACATGACGCTGTTCACGGCGGACCCGATCCCCGGCACCGGCGTGCTGGAGATCCCGCTGTTCGCGACCATGTCGTGCCTGGACCACATGCTCGGCGGGCCCGGCTCGGACGAGCAGCCGGACCGGCCGCTGACCGAGATCGAGGACGGCGTGATCCGCGGCCTGGTCGAGCGCCTGCTCGGCGAGATGCGCTACGCCCTCGACGGGATCGTGACCCTCGAGCCGAACGTCACCGGTGTCGAGTACAGCCCCCAGTTCGCCCAGGTCGCCAGCGCCGCCGACGTGATGGTCGTGGTCACCCTCGAGCTCAAGATCGGCGAGCGGGCGCACCGGGTCTCGGTGTGCCTGCCGTTCAGCGGCCTGCTCCCCCACCTCGCCAACGCCACCGGCAACGGTGCGGTCTCCGAGCGGGAGCGGGCGCAGCGCGCGCACTCGGCGCAGCTGCTGCAGGACCAGTTCCAGCGGGTCCCGGTGTCGGTGTCGGTGCGCTTCCGCCCGATCCCGGTCGACCCGGCGACGCTGGCCGACCTGCGCCCCGGATCCGTGCTCCGGCTCACCCACCCGGCGTCCGCGCCGCTGGACGTGACCGTCGCCGGCAACACCTTCGCCCATGCCACCCCCGGCGCCCGTGGCCAGCGCCTCGCCGCCCTCATCGTCACCACGCCCGAGGAGTCCTGATCCCCATGACCGATGTGCTCGACCCCACCCTGCTCGCCGAGGCCGTCGCGGTCGCCGCGGCCGCGTCCCTCCCGGCTGTCACGCCGCTGACGCCCGGCCCGGCGCAGCCCGGCTCGCCGCACGTCACCGCGGCCTTCGCGGGCGGCGCGATCGCCGAGCTCGACGGCGGCGTGCCCGGCAGCGTCGTGGTCCTCGTCGGCACCGAGCTGGTCGAGGCCCTCGCGAGCAGCCCGATCGGCGCGCTCGACGTGGCCGCCGCCGTCCAGCCGGCCCTCGACGCCGCCGCCCGCCGGCTCGGCGCCCACGCCCGCGGCGCCCGGACCCTCGACCTCGACGTGGAGGGGTACGACGTCACCGCCGAGCTCGGCGGCCCGTTCAGCGTGGTGCCGCTCATCGGCGCCGGCATCGCGGCCGCCGTCCTGGTCCCCGAGGCCACCCTCGCCGGTGCCCGCGAGCCTCTGGACGTCGAGGAGGTTGCGCAGCAACCGTCACGAGACGACGCAACCAACCTCCTCGAGGAGGCACCGTTCGTGCCCGCCTTCTCGGCGGCCGCCGCACCGCCGCGCGGCCTGGAGCTGCTCCAGGGCGTCGACATGGAGGTCACCGTCGAGCTCGGCCGCACCCGGATGACCGTGCGCGACCTGCTCGCCCTGACCCCGGGCGCCGTCCTCGAGCTGGACCGCGCCGCCGGCAGCCCCGCCGACCTGCTCGTCAACGGCCGTCTCGTGGCCCGCGGCGAGGTCGTCGTGGTCGACGAGGACTTCGGCCTGCGGGTCACCGAGATCCTCGACGCGAACGCCGCGGTCTGACGCCCATGTCCGACAGCATCAGCCTCGGAGAGCTGGCCGTGCGCCTGGTCGGCTCGCTGGCGCTCGTCGTCGGGCTGCTGCTGCTCATCGCCCGCTTCGCCAACCGCCGGTTCAAAGCCCCCGCCGGTGCGGCGATCCAGGTCGTGCAGCGCCAGGCCCTCGGTCGCGGCCAGGGCGTCGCGGTGGTCTCGGTCGGCACCCGGATCCTCGTGCTCGGCACCACCGAGCAGCAGATCACGCTGCTGGCGGAGGTCGAGCCCGACGAGGTCGGCCTGGACCTGACCCCGCCCGACCCGGAGTCCGAGCCGATCGACGTACCGTCCACCGCGGCGAGCCCGACCGGAGCCCTCAGCGGCTCCGTGCTCTCCCCGCAGACCTGGAAGGACGCCATGGCCGCCGTCACCGGGAAGCGGGCGTCGTGACGACCCTGTCCCTCGCGCTGACCCGGGTCGCGCTGGTCGTCGCCGACCCGAGCGGGCCCAAGGGGCCGAACGGGCCCGGCAAGGGCGGCGGCACCGTGCAGATCGACCTGTCGGGGATGACCGACAAGCCGAGCAACAGCCTGCTGGTGTTCCTCGCCCTGACCCTGCTCAGCCTGCTGCCGGCCATCGTGCTGACCTGCACCAGCTTCACGAAGGTGCTCGTCGTGCTCGGCCTGACCCGCAACGCGCTCGGCCTCCAGCAGACCCCGAACAACCAGGTCCTCGCCGGCCTGGCGCTGTTCCTGAGCCTGTTCATCATGTCGCCGGTCCTCTCGCAGGTGAACAGCGACGGCGTGCAGCCCTACCTCGACGGCGACAAGACGACCTCAGCCGCCTTCCACGACGGCATGGAGCCGCTGCGGGAGTTCATGCTCGACAACACCGACGACGGCGAGCTGCAGCTGCTCACCAGCGTCGCCGACCGCAAGCTGCCCGAGAACCGCGACGACGTCTCGACCGCCACCCTGATCCCGGCGTTCGTGCTGTCCGAGCTCAAGGACGCCTTCGTCATCGGGTTCATCATCTTCATCCCGTTCCTGGTCATCGACATCGTCGTGAGCGGGGCGTTGATGAGCCTGGGCATGATGATGATGCCGCCGGTGATGGTGTCCCTGCCGTTCAAGCTGTTGCTGTTCGTGATGGTCGACGGGTGGGCGCTGATCATCAAGGCGCTCGTCGCGTCGTACGGGACGGGTTAGCTGCGATGACCGACACCGCGATCATCGAGATCGCCCTCAAGACCATGCTGGTGGCGCTCAAGCTGTCGGCGCCGATCCTCGCGACCTCGCTGGTCATCGGCTTCGCCATCTCGCTGTTCCAGTCGATGACCCAGATCCAGGAGTTCACGCTGTCGTTCGTGCCCAAGCTGGTGGGCGTCGGCCTCGCGCTGCTGTTCTGCGGCAACTGGATGCTGCACACCCTGATGGCCTTCACCCGCGAGCTGTTCGACCTGCTCCCGGGCCTGCTCGCCTAGGCCGACCGTGGTCCTCTCCGTCGACGGTGCCGCGCTCAGCGCCCTGCTGCTCGCCTCGGTGCGGGTGGTGGCGTGGCTGGTCGTCGTACCCCCCTTCGCGACGCGGGGGATCCCGACCATGGCCAAGGTCGTGCTGGCGCTCGGGCTGTCCCTGGCGATGGCGCCGACGCTCGCCACCCAGGACCTGCCCGGTACGACGCCCGGGCTCGTCATGGCCACCGCGGCCCAGGCCCTGATCGGCCTGGGTATGGGATACGTGACGATGCTGCTGTTCTCGGCGATCGGCGCCGCCGGCTCGCTGGTCGACGTTTTCGGCGGCTTCGCGCTGGCCGCGGCGTGGGACCCGCTGGCGATGAACTCCAACACCGTCTTCGGCCGCTTCCACCAGCTGCTCGCGACCGCGCTGCTCGTCGTGTCGGGCGGGCACCTGATCGTGGTCGGCGGGCTGCTCAGCACGTTCAAGTACCTGCCGCTGACCGGCATGCCCGACGTGTCCAGCTGGGACGGCGTGCTGCTGACGGCGTTCTCGATGTTCTTCACCGTCGCGGTGCAGATGGCGCTGCCGATGATCGCGGTGCTGTTCGTCGCCGACCTCGCGCTGGCGCTGCTGACCAAGGTCGCGCCCCAGCTCAACGCGCTGAGCATGATGTTCCCGGCCAAGGTCGGCATGACGCTGCTGCTGCTCGGCCTGTCCTTCCCGATGCTGCCCGGCGCGCTCGACCGTCTCGTCACCTACGCCAACCAGGCGATGGCGACCATGGCCGGAGCGGGGTGATCGTCGGTGGCCGGTAGCGAGGAGAAGACCGAGAAGCCCACTCCCAAGCGGAAGAAGCAGGCCCGCAAGGACGGCCAGGTCCCACGCACCCCCGAGCTCGGCGGCTGGCTGGGCCTCCTGGTCGCCTCCCTGGCGATGGGCCCGCTGCTCGACCACGAGCTCGGCGCGCTGCGCACCATGATGGCCACCTCGCTGCGCTCCGCCTCGGACCCGTCCGTCTCGTTGGCGCTCACCCTGCTCGGCGACGCCGGGCGTCACGTGTTCGTCACCCTGCTCGCGCTGGGCTCGATGATGCTGGTCGTCGGCGTCGTCTCGGCCCTGGCGCAGGGCGGCTTCTTCCTCTCCCCCAAGCTCGCCAAGCCCGACCCCAAGAAGCTCGACCCGTTCAAGGGCGCGAAGCGACTGTTCGGCCCGCACGCCGTGTGGGAGGGCGTGAAGGTCCTCGGCAAGAGCTCGGTCGTCGCGTTCCTCGCCTGGGGTGCGGTGAAGTCGATGATGCCGCTCGTCGGCGGGCTGCTGCCGATCGGCGTCGTGCTGCACCAGGTCACCGCCGAGGTCTCCCGGCTCCTGCTCACCGTGGCCGTCGCGGGCCTGGTCATGGCTGCCGCCGACTACGCCATGATGCGGCGCCGGATCGGCAAGCAGCTGCGGATGAGCCACAGCGAGATCAAGCAGGAGCACAAGCAGGCCGAGGGCGACCCCATGGTCAAGAGCGCCATCCGCGCCCGCCAGATGGCCGCGGCCCGCAACCGGATGATCGCCGACGTGGCCACCGCCGACGTACTGCTGGTCAACCCCACCCACGTCGCGGTCGCCCTGCGCTACGACCCCGAGCAGGGCGCACCCCGGGTGGTCGCCCGCGGTGCCGGCGCGATCGCCGCCCGGATCCGTGAGGTGGCCGCCGAGGAGCGGGTTCCGCTCGTCCAGGACGTCCCGCTGGCCCGCGCGCTCTACCGGCACTGCCAGGTCGGCCAGGAGATCCCCCGCGAGCTGTGGGCCGCGGTCGCGCAGGTGCTGGCGTTCGTGCTCAGCCGCCGGCACGCGGGCCAGTACGGCGGCGAGCACCGCACTCCTCGTCGTACCGACGACCTGCCGGAGGTGCTCGCCCTCTCCCGCCGCCGGCGGGCCGCGGAGGGTGCATGAATCCCCGGCCGACCGGGGATTCATGCAGCACGTCAACCGCTCATCCCCAGCCCACACCTGCCGATGGAGCCAGCGACGCCAGGACGGCGCCACCCCGCAGTGCCACGGACGGCGCGACCGGTCGAGAGGCTGTACCCGCCGCATGTCCCTGAAGTCGCTGACCCGGCTCGGTGTCCCCCTGGGCATCGTGCTGATCGTCGTCATGCTGGTCGTGCCGCTGCCCGCGGTGGTGCTCGACCTGATGATCGCGCTCAACATCACCGGCGCCCTGCTCGTGCTGATGGTCGCGATGTTCATCCACAAGCCGCTGGAGTTCTCGGCGTTCCCGTCGGTCATCTTGGTGATGACGCTGTTCCGGCTGGCCCTCAACGTGAGCGCGACCCGGCTGGTGCTGCTGGACGGGTACGCCGGCAAGGTCATCGACACCTTCGGCCACTTCGTCGTCGGCGGCTCGCTGATCGTCGGGCTGATCGTGTTCGCGATCCTGCTCGTCATCCAGTTCGTCGTGATCACCAACGGCGCGGGCCGCGTGGCCGAGGTCGGCGCCCGGTTCACGCTCGACGCGATGCCCGGCAAGCAGATGGCGATCGACGCCGACCTCAACTCCGGCCTGATCGACGAGGAGGAGGCCCGGCGCCGGCGTGCGGAGGTGCACGCCGAGGCGGACTTCCACGGTGCGATGGACGGTGCGTCCAAGTTCGTGAAGGGCGACGCCGTCGCGGCGATCGTGATCACCCTGGTCAACCTGCTCGGCG
The genomic region above belongs to Nocardioides sp. QY071 and contains:
- a CDS encoding flagellar basal body-associated FliL family protein; the encoded protein is MTTTMNPPAAAAENAAAKGGKGRMIGIAVLVLALLGGGAWFFVLKPSGETAPKPGEVVSLEAIQVNLAGGHYLRLGMALQLTEGTKEADGSKALDAAITVFSGLPVGEVNKPDVREALRKQLLDRLKERYDHEVMEVYFTEYVTQ
- a CDS encoding flagellar motor switch protein FliM, whose amino-acid sequence is MTPQVGSGRDDGLVVTLQRPRRRPRTAEPTPYDFRRPIQLSREHQRTLQLGFDSFARQATTVFTSSLRTVCTVTLAGIEQRTYAEYVDSLGPSTYMTLFTADPIPGTGVLEIPLFATMSCLDHMLGGPGSDEQPDRPLTEIEDGVIRGLVERLLGEMRYALDGIVTLEPNVTGVEYSPQFAQVASAADVMVVVTLELKIGERAHRVSVCLPFSGLLPHLANATGNGAVSERERAQRAHSAQLLQDQFQRVPVSVSVRFRPIPVDPATLADLRPGSVLRLTHPASAPLDVTVAGNTFAHATPGARGQRLAALIVTTPEES
- the fliN gene encoding flagellar motor switch protein FliN; this translates as MTDVLDPTLLAEAVAVAAAASLPAVTPLTPGPAQPGSPHVTAAFAGGAIAELDGGVPGSVVVLVGTELVEALASSPIGALDVAAAVQPALDAAARRLGAHARGARTLDLDVEGYDVTAELGGPFSVVPLIGAGIAAAVLVPEATLAGAREPLDVEEVAQQPSRDDATNLLEEAPFVPAFSAAAAPPRGLELLQGVDMEVTVELGRTRMTVRDLLALTPGAVLELDRAAGSPADLLVNGRLVARGEVVVVDEDFGLRVTEILDANAAV
- a CDS encoding flagellar biosynthetic protein FliO, with the translated sequence MSDSISLGELAVRLVGSLALVVGLLLLIARFANRRFKAPAGAAIQVVQRQALGRGQGVAVVSVGTRILVLGTTEQQITLLAEVEPDEVGLDLTPPDPESEPIDVPSTAASPTGALSGSVLSPQTWKDAMAAVTGKRAS
- the fliP gene encoding flagellar type III secretion system pore protein FliP (The bacterial flagellar biogenesis protein FliP forms a type III secretion system (T3SS)-type pore required for flagellar assembly.), giving the protein MTTLSLALTRVALVVADPSGPKGPNGPGKGGGTVQIDLSGMTDKPSNSLLVFLALTLLSLLPAIVLTCTSFTKVLVVLGLTRNALGLQQTPNNQVLAGLALFLSLFIMSPVLSQVNSDGVQPYLDGDKTTSAAFHDGMEPLREFMLDNTDDGELQLLTSVADRKLPENRDDVSTATLIPAFVLSELKDAFVIGFIIFIPFLVIDIVVSGALMSLGMMMMPPVMVSLPFKLLLFVMVDGWALIIKALVASYGTG
- the fliQ gene encoding flagellar biosynthesis protein FliQ, translating into MTDTAIIEIALKTMLVALKLSAPILATSLVIGFAISLFQSMTQIQEFTLSFVPKLVGVGLALLFCGNWMLHTLMAFTRELFDLLPGLLA
- a CDS encoding flagellar biosynthetic protein FliR, translating into MVLSVDGAALSALLLASVRVVAWLVVVPPFATRGIPTMAKVVLALGLSLAMAPTLATQDLPGTTPGLVMATAAQALIGLGMGYVTMLLFSAIGAAGSLVDVFGGFALAAAWDPLAMNSNTVFGRFHQLLATALLVVSGGHLIVVGGLLSTFKYLPLTGMPDVSSWDGVLLTAFSMFFTVAVQMALPMIAVLFVADLALALLTKVAPQLNALSMMFPAKVGMTLLLLGLSFPMLPGALDRLVTYANQAMATMAGAG
- a CDS encoding EscU/YscU/HrcU family type III secretion system export apparatus switch protein translates to MAGSEEKTEKPTPKRKKQARKDGQVPRTPELGGWLGLLVASLAMGPLLDHELGALRTMMATSLRSASDPSVSLALTLLGDAGRHVFVTLLALGSMMLVVGVVSALAQGGFFLSPKLAKPDPKKLDPFKGAKRLFGPHAVWEGVKVLGKSSVVAFLAWGAVKSMMPLVGGLLPIGVVLHQVTAEVSRLLLTVAVAGLVMAAADYAMMRRRIGKQLRMSHSEIKQEHKQAEGDPMVKSAIRARQMAAARNRMIADVATADVLLVNPTHVAVALRYDPEQGAPRVVARGAGAIAARIREVAAEERVPLVQDVPLARALYRHCQVGQEIPRELWAAVAQVLAFVLSRRHAGQYGGEHRTPRRTDDLPEVLALSRRRRAAEGA